A portion of the Harpia harpyja isolate bHarHar1 chromosome 15, bHarHar1 primary haplotype, whole genome shotgun sequence genome contains these proteins:
- the PPP1R1A gene encoding protein phosphatase 1 regulatory subunit 1A — protein MEPNSPRKIQFTVPLLEPHLDPEAAEQIRRRRPTPANLVLSSDQSSPEIDEDRLPNPLLKSGLAMSPRQRKKVSRTTPTMKELQMMVEHHLCKQAQGEEEEEAAAAGHERGPGRCHHSDTEHSHSPGGTCPLATHEGGPGPGERTHGDERQSLAEEGTHIAPKEASGKGAASSQ, from the exons ATGGAACCCAACAGCCCCCGCAAGATCCAGTTCACGGTGCCGCTGCTGGAGCCGCACCTCGACCCGGAGGCGGCCGAGCAG atCCGGAGGCGCCGACCAACTCCTGCCAACCTGGTCCTGAGCAGCGACCAGTCGTCCCCAG AGATTGACGAGGACCGACTGCCTAACCCCCTGCTGAAG TCGGGTCTGGCCATGTCACCCAGGCAGAGGAAGAAGGTTTCCCGCACCACCCCGACCATGAAAG agctgcagatgATGGTGGAGCATCACCTGTGCAAGCAGGCGCAgggcgaggaggaagaggaggcagccgCCGCCGGCCACGAGCGTGGCCCTGGCCGCTGCCACCACAGTGACACCGAGCACAGCCACAGTCCCGGTGGCACCTGCCCGCTGGCCACGCACGAGGGTGGCCCCGGTCCCGGCGAGC GGACCCACGGAGATGAGCGGCAAAGCCTGGCTGAGGAGGGCACCCATATAGCACCGAAGGAGGCCAGCGGCAagggtgctgccagcagccagtAG
- the PDE1B gene encoding LOW QUALITY PROTEIN: dual specificity calcium/calmodulin-dependent 3',5'-cyclic nucleotide phosphodiesterase 1B (The sequence of the model RefSeq protein was modified relative to this genomic sequence to represent the inferred CDS: deleted 2 bases in 1 codon), which produces MGVLDTSPPVGGSRGISPSPTSPRGGPGEPAPPPSAGAERGGGAGRPRFPAPAPGSPPPLPALPPVPARGKLRRAPVGGGRTGSSGRTGVRRYRPHRRYRQHRSTVEPALPGRASPGAMEPPRSLPGLEPDREALDPAGGCPSPLEIKSVPSKKIWVKLRALLRYMVKQLETGEVNVEELKRNLEYAASLLEAVYIDETRQMLDTEDELREMGSDAAVPSEVRDWLAATFTQQARAKGRRAEEKPKFRSIVHAVQAGIFVERMFRRTYTAVGPSYSTSVLNCLKSLDLWCFDVFALNRVTDDHSLRTIVFELFTRHNLNSRFKIPTVFLTTLLDALEAGYGKYRNPYHNQVHAADVTQTVHCFLLRTGMLHYLTEIEVLAIIFAAAIHDYEHTGTTNSFHIQTKSDCAILYNDRSVLENHHISAVFRMMQDDEMNIFVNLTKDEFVELRALVIEMVLATDMSCHFQQVKSMKTSLQQLERIDKSKVLSLLLHAADISHPTKQWSVHSRWTKALMEEFFRQGDKEAELGLPFSPLCDRTSTLVAQSQIGFIDFIVEPTFSVLTDVAEKMVLPIAEDGTKAKGNPVAGQQASSQWRQPSLDEHLELGDIKADLAGFRSTWTKYIQENKQKWKERAASGITNQASIEELSPCEEQSPAAPSRHRQNGDVE; this is translated from the exons ATGGGGGTCCTGGACACCTCCCCCCCcgtgggggggtcccggggcatctccccctccccaacatCGCCCCGTGGGGGTCCCGGGgaacccgccccccccccaagtgccGGGGctgagcggggcggcggggctgggcggccCCGGttcccggcccccgcccccggctcc cccccgcccctccccgccctcccgccggtgccggctcgGGGAAAGTTGCGGCGAGCCCCGGTCGGCGGAGGCAGAACCGGCAGCAGCGGGAGGACCGGGGTACGGCGGTACCGACCGCACCGGCGGTACAGGCAGCACCGGAGCACGGTAGAACCGGCGCTTCCCGGCCGAGCATCCCCGG GGGCCATGGAGCCGCCGCGGAGCCTCCCGGGGCTGGAGCCCGACCGTGAGGCGCTGGACCCGGCCGGCGGCTGCCCGTCCCCGTTGGAGATCAAGTCGGTCCCCAGCAAGAAGATCTGGGTCAAGCTCCGGGCGCT GCTGCGTTACATGGTGAAGCAGCTGGAGACGGGTGAAGTGAACGTGGAGGAGCTGAAGAGGAATTTGGAATACGCCGCCTCGCTGCTGGAGGCCGTCTACATCGACGAGACGAG GCAGATGCTGGACACAGAGGATGAGCTGCGGGAGATGGGTTCGGACGCGGCAGTGCCCTCGGAGGTGCGGGACTGGTTGGCGGCCACCTTCACCCAGCAAGCGCGGGCCAAGGGGCGCCGGGCAGAGGAGAAACCCAAATTTCGCAGCATCGTTCACGCCGTCCAGGCTGGCATCTTCGTGgagag GATGTTTCGGCGGACGTACACGGCTGTGGGGCCCAGCTACTCCACCTCCGTCCTGAACTGCCTGAAG AGCCTCGACCTGTGGTGCTTCGATGTCTTTGCGCTGAACCGGGTGACGGACGATCACTCCCTGAGGACCATCGTCTTCGAGCTCTTCACCCGACACAACCTCAACAGCCGCTTCAAG ATCCCCACCGTCTTCCTGACGACGCTGCTGGATGCGCTGGAGGCCGGCTACGGGAAGTACCGGAACCCTTATCACAACCAGGTCCACGCCGCCGACGTCACCCAGACCGTCCACTGCTTCCTTCTCCGCACCGGCATGCTG CACTACCTGACGGAGATCGAGGTCCTGGCCATCATCTTCGCTGCCGCCATCCACGACTACGAGCACACGGGCACCACCAACAGCTTCCACATCCAGACCAA GTCGGACTGCGCCATCCTCTACAACGACCGCTCGGTGCTGGAGAACCACCACATCAGCGCCGTCTTCCGCATGATGCAGGACGATGAGATGAACATCTTTGTCAACCTCACCAAGGACGAGTTTGT GGAGCTGCGGGCGCTGGTGATCGAGATGGTCCTGGCCACCGACATGTCCTGCCACTTCCAGCAGGTGAAGTCCATGAAGAcgtccctgcagcagctggagag GATCGATAAGTCCAAGGTGCTGTCGCTGCTGCTGCACGCGGCCGACATCAGCCACCCCACCAAGCAGTGGTCGGTGCACAGCCGCTGGACCAAAGCCCTGATGGAGGAGTTCTTCAGGCAG GGGGACAAggaggctgagctggggctgccctTCTCGCCCCTCTGCGACCGCACCTCCACGCTGGTGGCCCAGTCCCAGATCG GCTTCATCGACTTCATCGTGGAGCCCACCTTCTCCGTGCTGACCGACGTGGCTGAGAAGATGGTGCTGCCCATCGCCGAGGACGGCACCAAAGCCAAGGGCAATCCGGTGGCCGGCCAGCAGGCCAG cTCGCAGTGGCGGCAGCCGTCCCTGGACGAGCACCTGGAGCTGGGGGATATCAAAGCCGACCTGGCCGGCTTCCGCTCCACCTGGACCAAATACATCCAGGAGAACAAGCAGAAGTGGAAGGAGCGGGCGGCCAGCG GCATCACCAACCAGGCGTCCATCGAGGAGCTGTCGCCCTGCGAGGAGCAGTCGCCCGCGGCCCCCAGCCGGCACAGGCAGAACGGGGACGTGGAATAG